The proteins below are encoded in one region of Fibrobacter sp.:
- a CDS encoding acyl carrier protein encodes MDQEEVKSKLKAFFMSDLGVDGDVLQYDTELFGEEIGLDSVDSLEIISFVDSNFNVSMTGVGKEHFQSINTIAAYIEAHKA; translated from the coding sequence ATGGATCAAGAAGAAGTCAAAAGCAAATTGAAGGCGTTTTTCATGTCGGATCTGGGCGTAGATGGCGACGTTCTCCAGTACGACACCGAGCTTTTCGGCGAAGAAATCGGCCTGGATTCCGTGGATTCCCTGGAAATCATCTCCTTCGTGGACAGCAACTTCAATGTGTCCATGACCGGCGTCGGCAAGGAACATTTCCAGTCCATCAATACGATTGCCGCCTACATCGAAGCTCACAAAGCATAA
- a CDS encoding acyl-CoA thioesterase, whose product MTPCNHTHTTRIEVRYAETDQMGVVHHAVYPVWFELARTDYFRSLGASYLEIEKEGFVSPVLKLEVQYKRPTHYGEFVDIETTLTRKGALHFVFDYKVFVDGALCTTGSSVHCFLKNGQPTRELPQQVRKLFPD is encoded by the coding sequence ATGACCCCTTGTAACCACACCCACACCACCCGAATCGAAGTCCGCTATGCCGAAACCGACCAGATGGGGGTGGTCCACCATGCCGTTTACCCCGTCTGGTTCGAACTGGCCCGTACCGACTACTTCCGCTCCCTGGGAGCAAGCTACCTGGAAATCGAAAAAGAGGGTTTCGTAAGTCCGGTTCTCAAGCTGGAAGTCCAATACAAGCGCCCCACCCACTATGGGGAATTTGTGGATATCGAGACCACCTTGACCCGAAAGGGGGCTCTCCACTTCGTATTCGACTACAAGGTTTTTGTCGATGGAGCGCTCTGCACCACAGGCTCATCTGTGCACTGTTTCTTAAAAAATGGGCAACCCACGCGAGAATTGCCCCAGCAAGTCAGAAAATTGTTTCCGGATTAA